The proteins below are encoded in one region of Ochotona princeps isolate mOchPri1 chromosome 24, mOchPri1.hap1, whole genome shotgun sequence:
- the ZKSCAN2 gene encoding zinc finger protein with KRAB and SCAN domains 2 codes for MAETLNALIDASLEVDGCVIMKVEKGPEWTSDPILEDPRGCESETLRRCFRQFCYEDVAGPREAFSKLWELCCRWLKPEMRSKEQILELLVIEQFLTILPEKIQAWAQKQCPKSGEEAVALVARLEKETGRLRQQVGSPVHSEKRAPLGEAWEVAELQPEPEASQPRMVSQDEARSLPSECQGLLRQRRAHRLVPRSVRPSAWVSVAAGEWNTIDEEVTATRLPAGPQEPVKDVHVTRGFSYKKSLHQLPAPRELCRDVRKGGVRSTVSLGSSVSTSNKTARLEQRKEPWTVSLHSSNKRSILRSSYVKEKSVHAVQIPASNAGKTWREQQQWGLEDEKIAGVHWSYEETKTFLAILKESRFYETLQACPRNSQVYGAVAEWLRECGFLRTPEQCRTKFKSLQKSYRKVRNGHLLEPCAFFEDMDALLNPAAHAPSTDKPKAVLTLPRLKSIGIGAKQHISSVEHEEAAEESDCDETGIEFIRKSKIRGAPVLFQNLSGVHWGYEETKTFLDILRETRFYEALQACHRKSKLYGAVAGQLRECGFLRTPEQCRTKFKSLQKSYRKVKNGHVLESCAFYKEMDALVNSRAPAPSTDPPEEILMPSRQARGVIEIEPQEPTGWEPEEFSQEAVIEDSDSERMSEEEILQEPEFQETPCRLQSPNGFEIDSSTKEGPTQIIYKDMEQHRAFMEKSERAVSQNTDPNKCRKREFISGRQWENLQGIRQGKLMSQLRDTGRAAVHPRPFLGKRPYRLLRYGESFGRSARLLCRMTHQKENPYKCSVCGKCFGRSRSLVRHQRIHTGEKPFKCLDCGKSFNDSSNFGAHQRIHTGEKPYRCGECGKCFSQSSSLIIHQRTHTGEKPYQCGECGKSFTNSSHFSAHRRVHTGENPYKCVDCEKSFNNCTRFREHRRMHTGERPYGCAQCGKHFSKSSVLTRHREVHLKEKLPSHHPSMYFPENTLKGETEEFRKTL; via the exons ATGGCTGAAACCCTGAATGCTCTCATTGATGCGTCCCTGGAGGTGGATGGATGTGTAATAATGAAGGTGGAGAAGGGCCCCGAGTGGACATCCGATCCCATTCTGGAAGACCCGCGCGGCTGTGAGTCGGAGACCTTGCGCCGATGCTTCAGGCAGTTCTGTTACGAGGATGTGGCTGGACCCCGTGAAGCGTTCAGTAAACTCTGGGAACTTTGCTGCcggtggctgaagccagaaatgcGTTCCAAGGAGCAGATCCTGGAGCTGCTGGTCATTGAGCAGTTTCTCACCATTTTGCCCGAGAAGATTCAGGCGTGGGCACAGAAGCAGTGTCCCAAAAGCGGAGAGGAGGCCGTGGCCCTGGTGGCACGCttggagaaagagacaggaaggcTGAGACAACAG GTCGGTAGTCCCGTACATTCTGAGAAGCGAGCTCCGCTtggagaagcctgggaggtggcagagttGCAGCCTGAGCCAGAGGCGAGCCAGCCCAGGATGGTGTCTCAGGACGAAGCTCGAAGCCTTCCTTCAGAATGCCAGGGACTGCTGAGGCAGAGGAGAGCGCACCGGCTCGTCCCCAGGAGTG TTCGGCCCTCTGCCTGGgtttctgttgctgctggtgAGTGGAACACCATTGATGAGGAAGTGACAGCCACACGTCTTCCTGCTGGGCCCCAG GAACCGGTGAAAGATGTCCACGTGACCAGAGGTTTCTCCTACAAAAAGAGCCTGCATCAGCTTCCTGCTCCCAGAGAACTCTGCCGGGATGTCAGGAAGGGAGGTGTCAGGAGTACTGTCTCTCTAG GAAGTTCAGTGTCTACCTCTAACAAGACTGCTCGTTTGGAACAAAGAAAGGAGCCGTGGACTGTGAGCCTGCATTCCTCTAATAAGAGGAGCATCCTGAGAAGCAGCTACGTTAAGGAAAAGTCAGTTCATGCTGTTCAAATCCCTGCGAGCAATGCAGGAAAGACATggagagagcagcagcagtgggGTTTAGAAGATGAAAAAATAGCGGGAGTACACTGGAGCTATGAGGAAACAAAGACCTTCCTAGCAATCCTCAAAGAGTCTCGCTTTTATGAAACACTTCAGGCTTGTCCCCGAAACAGCCAGGTCTACGGTGCTGTGGCTGAGTGGTTGCGAGAATGCGGCTTCCTGCGAACCCCAGAGCAGTGTCGCACCAAATTCAAAAGTCTCCAGAAGAGCTACCGGAAGGTGAGGAACGGCCACCTGCTGGAGCCCTGTGCCTTCTTCGAGGACATGGATGCCTTGCTGAACCCTGCAGCCCACGCTCCGTCCACTGATAAACCAAAGGCGGTGCTCACTCTCCCCAGACTGAAGAGCATTGGCATTGGTGCTAAACAACACATCAGTTCAGTAGAGCACGAGGAAGCCGCAGAAGAATCTGATTGTGACGAAACGGGCATTGAATTTATCCGCAAATCTAAGATACGTGGTGCCCCTGTCCTGTTTCAAAATCTGAGTG GTGTGCACTGGGGCTATGAAGAAACCAAGACCTTTCTTGACATTCTCCGCGAGACTCGGTTTTATGAAGCGCTGCAAGCCTGTCATCGGAAGAGCAAATTGTATGGGGCTGTGGCCGGACAGCTACGGGAGTGTGGCTTCCTCCGAACTCCAGAGCAGTGCCGAACTAAGTTCAAAAGTCTTCAGAAGAGTTACCGCAAAGTCAAAAATGGCCACGTGTTAGAGTCCTGCGCATTCTACAAGGAGATGGACGCCCTGGTCAACTCTCGGGCACCTGCCCCTTCCACCGACCCCCCAGAAGAGATCCTGATGCCCTCGAGACAAGCAAGAGGGGTTATTGAGATTGAACCCCAGGAACCTACAGGCTGGGAGCCTGAAGAATTCTCGCAAGAGGCAGTGATAGAAGATTCTGACAGCGAGAGAATGAGTGAGGAGGAAATCTTACAAGAACCAGAATTCCAAGAAACCCCATGTCGACTCCAAAGCCCAAACG gttttgaaATTGACAGTAGTACCAAGGAGGGTCCGACACAGATAATCTATAAGGACATGGAGCAACATAGAGCATTCATGGAAAAGTCTGAAAGAGCTGTTTCACAGAACACTGATCCAAATAAATGTCGCAAAAGAGAGTTCATCTCAGGAAGACAGTGGGAGAACCTCCAAGGAATTAGGCAGGGAAAACTAATGTCTCAGCTGAGAGACACGGGGAGGGCCGCCGTGCACCCGAGGCCTTTCCTGGGGAAGAGGCCCTACAGACTGCTCAGATACGGAGAAAGCTTTGGAAGGAGTGCTCGTCTTTTGTGCAGGATGACCCACCAGAAGGAAAACCCCTACAAGTGCAGTGTCTGTGGGAAGTGCTTTGGTAGAAGCAGGAGCCTGGTCAGACACCaaagaatccacacaggagaaaagcCTTTCAAATGCCTTGACTGCGGGAAAAGCTTTAACGACTCCTCCAATTTTGGTGCCCATCAACggatccacacaggggagaaaccctACAGATGTGGAGAGTGTGGAAAATGCTTTAGTCAGAGTTCTAGTCTGATTATACATCAGAGAACCCACACCGGTGAGAAGCCTTATCAGTGTGGAGAGTGTGGGAAAAGCTTCACCAACAGTTCTCACTTCAGTGCCCACAGGAGAGTCCACACTGGCGAGAATCCCTACAAATGTGTGGATTGTGAGAAAAGTTTCAATAACTGCACAAGGTTTCGAGAACATCGCAGAATGCACACCGGAGAGAGGCCCTATGGATGTGCCCAGTGCGGCAAGCATTTCAGTAAGAGCTCTGTTCTTACCAGACACCGGGAGGTTCACCTGAAAGAAAAGCTGCCGTCACACCATCCGTCCATGTATTTCCCAGAGAACACACTGAAGGGCGAGACTGAGGAATTCAGGAAAACACTTTGA